A stretch of Paraburkholderia phenazinium DNA encodes these proteins:
- a CDS encoding helix-turn-helix domain-containing protein, with protein MPTKADSDMLVEVVRQLDRQPEMLERVFDCFPDVLYYIKDAQARYLSVNQTLIARSGLARDDVIGKTADQLFPVTGASTNAQDLNIIETRSPIVDRLRLYSSGLGHRYWCLSSKFPVLAEDGLAIGLIGISRDLPRPDERHHGYRRLLAYLDYLERNLGQNILVTEAAEQVSISVDTLERLTREVFHLTPKQLLMKLRIDHACKLLETTDNSITEIATECGYADHSAFTRQFKSATHLTPRQYRNARGRGLHPH; from the coding sequence ATGCCCACCAAGGCTGATTCCGATATGTTGGTGGAAGTCGTTCGACAGTTGGACCGGCAGCCCGAGATGCTCGAGCGCGTCTTTGACTGCTTTCCAGACGTGCTGTACTACATCAAGGACGCACAGGCACGCTACCTGTCCGTCAATCAAACGCTCATCGCTCGAAGCGGGCTGGCGCGCGACGACGTGATCGGCAAGACAGCCGATCAGCTATTTCCGGTGACCGGCGCCAGTACCAATGCGCAAGATCTGAACATTATCGAAACCCGGTCGCCCATCGTAGACCGGCTGCGGCTCTATTCCTCCGGATTGGGTCATCGATACTGGTGCCTGAGTTCGAAGTTTCCTGTGCTCGCCGAAGACGGACTGGCCATTGGACTGATCGGCATATCGCGAGATCTGCCTCGCCCTGATGAACGTCATCACGGCTACCGCCGCCTGCTCGCATATCTGGACTATCTGGAACGGAACCTTGGACAGAACATCCTGGTTACCGAGGCGGCGGAGCAAGTCTCCATATCTGTCGACACGCTGGAACGTCTAACCCGCGAAGTGTTTCATCTGACGCCCAAGCAACTGCTGATGAAATTGCGGATCGACCACGCATGCAAGCTGCTGGAAACGACTGACAACAGCATTACGGAAATCGCGACCGAATGCGGCTACGCGGACCATAGCGCGTTCACGCGTCAATTCAAATCTGCCACGCACCTCACGCCCCGACAGTACCGAAATGCACGAGGGCGTGGTCTGCATCCTCACTAA
- a CDS encoding caspase, EACC1-associated type gives MTYPADLSFKAESKVVLIGTPECPQDAERLPPLPHVRANIAELKRLLLDPNVVGLPATSIVEIVDEPAASDVLGKLHKAAKLATDTLIVYYSGHGLYGDAQSALYLTSRNTESDTKSSAIDIEAVKRIIRESSAVKRVMILDCCYSGRAFDGGMSDQSDDLVSAVDLMGTYGIAAVPGDYKAWAPPGATLTFFSQTLINVLLRGIQNDKDTVTLDEVFSAVRDEIRRDARTKLPQRTNWIDGGKFRIARNRYADQDRLLSTSRAIEAAIGLERNAEKSPSLAIGSPVSRRDDIVPDKSASSATLQSADINQDDNKPAVPDTSKVPSFNRVGYWLVFLVAVGLLVAGFSHFSNTGNRTSGETVLDQGTSAPSGASAADSTPTASSGASIVSQAAPPASEGPIQQLETFALTHDAATRGDAKAQNKLGGLYFHGTGTAQSDRDAVTWYRKAAQQGNPDAQINLGFMYQEGRGVDQSSTEAIKWLQTAADQGDSTGMLNLGVMYKKGLGVTKSYDEAIKWFQKAADQGDPQGQVELGLMYENGLGTLKNGAEAVRWFQKAAEQGYLVAQLKLAWIYDYGLGVPKNETEAAKWYRKAADQGDEGAKEALQKLGH, from the coding sequence GAGTGTCCGCAGGACGCCGAACGCCTGCCTCCATTACCGCACGTCCGCGCGAACATCGCCGAATTAAAGCGATTGCTGCTGGACCCGAACGTCGTCGGTCTTCCTGCGACCAGCATTGTCGAGATTGTCGATGAACCAGCGGCAAGTGATGTTCTCGGTAAGCTGCATAAGGCAGCGAAATTAGCAACCGACACACTTATCGTCTACTACTCGGGACACGGACTCTATGGAGATGCGCAATCCGCTTTATATTTGACGAGCAGGAACACCGAGAGCGACACTAAGTCCAGCGCCATAGATATAGAAGCAGTGAAGCGCATCATTCGTGAATCCAGCGCAGTGAAGCGAGTGATGATTCTGGACTGCTGCTATAGCGGACGGGCTTTCGATGGCGGCATGAGCGATCAAAGCGACGATCTGGTCAGCGCCGTTGATCTGATGGGAACGTATGGAATTGCGGCAGTGCCGGGTGATTACAAAGCTTGGGCGCCTCCCGGCGCAACGCTTACATTTTTCTCGCAAACTTTGATCAATGTCCTTTTGCGCGGCATCCAGAATGATAAGGATACTGTCACATTGGATGAAGTGTTTTCCGCCGTAAGAGATGAGATTCGTCGGGATGCGCGCACCAAACTTCCCCAACGGACCAATTGGATCGATGGCGGAAAATTCCGTATTGCGCGCAACAGGTATGCAGATCAAGACCGGTTATTGTCAACCTCGCGCGCCATTGAGGCGGCTATTGGCCTCGAGCGCAACGCAGAGAAGTCGCCTAGCTTAGCGATCGGGTCGCCCGTATCGAGACGGGACGATATAGTCCCAGACAAATCAGCCTCCTCAGCCACGTTGCAATCCGCTGATATCAATCAGGACGATAACAAACCAGCTGTTCCCGACACGAGCAAAGTCCCCTCATTTAACAGGGTTGGCTATTGGTTAGTTTTCCTTGTTGCTGTTGGCTTATTGGTCGCCGGGTTTTCTCATTTTTCGAATACTGGCAATCGGACATCAGGAGAAACGGTCCTAGATCAGGGCACATCCGCACCTTCAGGAGCGTCTGCGGCAGATTCAACACCAACCGCAAGTTCAGGCGCCTCCATCGTTTCGCAGGCCGCTCCCCCTGCTTCAGAGGGCCCCATTCAACAGCTTGAGACTTTCGCTCTGACGCACGACGCAGCCACTCGGGGCGACGCGAAAGCGCAGAACAAGCTGGGCGGTCTCTATTTCCATGGAACGGGTACTGCACAAAGCGATCGCGATGCCGTCACGTGGTACCGAAAGGCCGCCCAGCAGGGCAATCCGGATGCACAGATTAACTTGGGGTTCATGTACCAGGAAGGGCGGGGCGTTGACCAAAGTTCGACCGAGGCGATCAAGTGGTTACAGACGGCCGCCGATCAGGGCGATTCGACCGGTATGCTTAACTTGGGGGTCATGTACAAAAAGGGCCTGGGCGTCACAAAGAGCTATGACGAGGCGATCAAGTGGTTCCAGAAGGCTGCCGATCAGGGTGATCCACAGGGCCAAGTTGAACTAGGTTTGATGTACGAAAACGGTCTTGGCACCCTCAAGAACGGCGCAGAGGCGGTCAGGTGGTTCCAAAAGGCGGCAGAGCAGGGCTATCTAGTGGCGCAACTCAAGTTGGCTTGGATCTACGATTACGGCTTGGGCGTTCCCAAGAATGAAACCGAAGCGGCCAAGTGGTATCGCAAAGCCGCCGATCAGGGGGATGAGGGCGCTAAAGAGGCACTGCAGAAACTTGGTCACTAG
- a CDS encoding tyrosine-type recombinase/integrase, which yields MAGHGKEADAPLFQPLRGRGAGSGKAITGDGVYKCVRDYARRAGIAVDGLSVHGLRATAATNALEHQAEITKVQFWLGHANISTTRLYDRRQQRPEESPTYKVEY from the coding sequence ATGGCGGGACATGGAAAGGAGGCGGACGCACCGCTGTTTCAGCCGCTGCGTGGAAGGGGCGCCGGAAGCGGCAAGGCGATCACCGGAGATGGGGTCTACAAGTGCGTGCGGGACTACGCGCGGCGTGCGGGGATCGCTGTTGACGGTCTCAGCGTACACGGCCTGCGCGCCACGGCGGCGACAAACGCACTGGAGCACCAGGCCGAGATCACCAAAGTCCAGTTTTGGTTAGGCCACGCGAATATCTCAACGACCCGTCTTTATGATCGCCGCCAGCAGCGCCCCGAAGAATCTCCAACCTATAAAGTGGAGTACTAA
- a CDS encoding thiamine pyrophosphate-dependent enzyme, whose amino-acid sequence MTQQTTPLNRRLTVKRILRDRQQDILAVTSLGNPTFDVAAAGDTAQNFYLWGAMGGAVTFGLGIALAQPEKRVIVFVGDGEMMMGLGSLATVGVDKPANLSIVVIDNEHYAETGMQLAHAGRGVDITAIARAAGFEKAATIYAESELEECVDVILNATGPVLATVKVGTDPEPTSLPPRDGPYLRSRFREALLGAKAHASQ is encoded by the coding sequence ATGACTCAGCAGACGACGCCCCTGAACCGTCGACTGACGGTTAAGCGGATTCTCCGCGATCGCCAGCAGGACATTCTGGCAGTAACCAGCCTTGGCAACCCCACCTTCGATGTGGCCGCTGCCGGCGACACGGCTCAAAATTTCTACCTGTGGGGTGCAATGGGCGGAGCCGTCACCTTCGGCCTCGGCATTGCGCTTGCACAGCCTGAAAAACGCGTCATCGTGTTTGTCGGCGACGGCGAAATGATGATGGGACTTGGATCGCTAGCAACGGTGGGCGTCGATAAGCCCGCCAATCTATCGATTGTCGTGATCGATAACGAGCACTACGCGGAAACGGGAATGCAGCTGGCCCATGCAGGCCGCGGTGTGGACATCACGGCAATCGCACGCGCGGCTGGCTTCGAAAAGGCGGCGACAATCTACGCCGAAAGCGAACTCGAAGAATGTGTCGATGTGATTCTCAATGCTACCGGTCCAGTGCTCGCCACGGTGAAGGTCGGAACGGATCCCGAACCTACCTCCCTGCCGCCTCGCGACGGTCCTTATCTGCGCAGCCGCTTCCGCGAAGCGTTGCTTGGCGCCAAGGCCCACGCGAGCCAATAA
- a CDS encoding NAD(P)/FAD-dependent oxidoreductase encodes MSERIVITGGGAIGCSIAYFLSLQKTESREIWVIEKDPTYQIASSSLSASSIRQQFSTPICIQLSQFGYDFFSSCEREKVRYGAGVDLVDCGYLFVGNAQQESVLRRRSALARSLGVELQEHSVEALQRRYPWMNVSDLAYGVEGLAGEGWFDGYSVMQWLRNRAREAGVHFVTGEAVRYRTRGNRVTHVELTDGREIAGDAFVNASGAWCAPLAQSIGVDLPVRPRRRSAFVVSCPTAIPDMPILIDTSGVYLRREQNHFLCIVSPSAETDLDHLPLDVQFSEFDEIIWPALAGRIPAFEALRVEHAWAGYYEYNILDQNGIVGQSGAENSFVAAGFSGHGMMHSPGVGRAVAELLSFGEFKTLDLSPLSPSRFTKGELVIEEGVY; translated from the coding sequence ATGAGCGAAAGAATTGTCATCACCGGCGGGGGGGCGATCGGTTGTTCAATAGCGTATTTCCTGAGCCTCCAAAAGACAGAGAGCCGCGAGATCTGGGTGATCGAAAAGGATCCGACTTATCAGATCGCATCATCGTCGCTCTCGGCAAGTTCGATCAGGCAGCAGTTTTCAACGCCCATCTGCATCCAGCTATCGCAGTTTGGCTATGATTTTTTTTCTTCCTGCGAGCGGGAGAAGGTGCGGTATGGCGCTGGCGTCGATCTGGTGGATTGCGGATACCTGTTCGTGGGCAACGCGCAGCAAGAGAGCGTGCTGCGTCGGCGGAGCGCTCTTGCCCGATCGCTCGGGGTGGAGCTGCAGGAGCATTCAGTCGAGGCGTTGCAGCGCCGCTACCCGTGGATGAATGTCAGCGATCTGGCCTATGGCGTCGAAGGTCTGGCAGGCGAGGGCTGGTTCGACGGATATAGCGTCATGCAGTGGTTGAGAAACCGTGCGCGTGAAGCGGGCGTCCATTTCGTCACGGGTGAAGCGGTGCGCTACCGTACACGCGGAAACCGGGTGACCCACGTCGAACTGACGGACGGGCGGGAAATCGCCGGGGACGCGTTCGTGAATGCCAGCGGCGCGTGGTGTGCACCTCTTGCACAAAGCATCGGCGTGGATCTGCCGGTTCGGCCGCGACGGCGTTCGGCGTTTGTCGTGTCATGTCCGACGGCGATTCCGGATATGCCGATCCTCATCGACACCTCGGGAGTGTATCTGCGTAGGGAGCAGAATCATTTCCTCTGTATCGTTTCGCCGTCGGCGGAGACGGATCTGGACCACCTGCCACTCGACGTGCAGTTTTCTGAATTTGACGAGATCATCTGGCCGGCCTTGGCAGGGCGTATCCCGGCGTTCGAGGCCTTACGGGTGGAACACGCCTGGGCTGGCTACTACGAATACAACATTCTCGACCAGAATGGCATCGTCGGGCAGTCGGGTGCGGAAAACTCTTTCGTGGCGGCCGGTTTCAGCGGCCATGGCATGATGCACAGCCCAGGGGTTGGTCGAGCTGTTGCCGAACTGTTGAGCTTTGGCGAGTTTAAAACACTGGATCTCTCGCCGCTGTCGCCGTCACGGTTCACCAAGGGTGAACTGGTGATCGAGGAAGGTGTTTACTAG
- a CDS encoding electron transfer flavoprotein subunit beta/FixA family protein yields the protein MKIVVPVKRVIDYNVKVRVKSDGTGVDIANVKMSMNPFDEIAVEEAVRLREAGVATEVIAVSAGVTQAQETLRTALAIGADRAILIESSEELQPLAVAKLLKALVDKEQPSLIILGKQAIDDDSNQTGQMLAALAGLPQATFASKVVVADGKATVSREVDGGAETLSLTLPAVVTTDLRLNEPRYVTLPNIMKAKKKPLETLKPEDLGVDVTPRLKTLKVVEPPKRSAGVKVADVKTLVEKLKTEAKVL from the coding sequence ATGAAAATCGTTGTGCCAGTCAAGAGAGTGATCGATTACAACGTGAAAGTCCGGGTGAAGTCGGACGGCACGGGCGTCGACATTGCGAATGTAAAGATGTCGATGAATCCGTTCGATGAGATCGCCGTGGAAGAGGCGGTGCGTCTGCGGGAAGCGGGCGTGGCGACTGAAGTGATCGCCGTGTCGGCGGGCGTGACGCAGGCGCAGGAAACGTTGCGCACGGCGCTCGCGATCGGCGCGGACCGCGCGATCCTGATCGAGTCGTCGGAAGAACTGCAGCCGCTGGCTGTCGCCAAGCTGCTCAAGGCGCTGGTCGACAAGGAACAGCCATCGCTGATCATTCTCGGCAAGCAGGCCATCGACGACGATTCGAACCAGACTGGTCAGATGCTGGCTGCCTTGGCAGGGTTGCCGCAGGCGACATTTGCATCGAAGGTTGTCGTGGCTGATGGCAAGGCAACGGTATCGCGCGAAGTGGATGGCGGTGCGGAAACCCTGTCGCTGACGCTGCCGGCTGTGGTCACCACGGATCTGCGCCTGAACGAGCCGCGTTACGTCACGCTGCCGAACATCATGAAGGCGAAGAAGAAGCCGCTGGAGACGCTCAAGCCGGAAGACCTCGGTGTTGACGTGACCCCGCGCCTGAAGACGCTGAAAGTCGTCGAGCCGCCGAAGCGCTCCGCTGGCGTGAAGGTCGCCGATGTGAAGACGCTGGTCGAGAAGCTCAAGACCGAAGCCAAGGTGCTGTGA
- a CDS encoding thiamine pyrophosphate-binding protein: MPDAGHKRLIELCEADAEIHAVSLTTEEEGVAMMGGAWVGGQRGVLLLQSSGVGNCINMLSLQHECRMPIVMLVTMRGEWGEFNPWQVAMGKSTQEALESAGVYVYRADDAAEVPETVRAALNFGYNTSRMVAVLIGQRVIGTKNFNK, from the coding sequence GTGCCCGATGCGGGGCACAAACGTCTTATCGAACTCTGCGAGGCAGACGCCGAAATTCACGCGGTTTCCCTGACCACCGAAGAAGAAGGCGTGGCCATGATGGGTGGCGCATGGGTCGGCGGCCAGCGCGGCGTATTGCTGCTGCAGTCGAGCGGCGTGGGCAACTGCATCAACATGCTTTCACTGCAACATGAGTGCCGCATGCCCATCGTGATGCTGGTGACGATGCGCGGCGAATGGGGAGAATTCAATCCCTGGCAGGTCGCCATGGGCAAATCCACCCAGGAAGCCCTCGAATCGGCAGGCGTCTATGTCTACCGCGCGGATGATGCAGCCGAAGTCCCTGAAACGGTGCGTGCCGCGTTGAATTTTGGGTACAACACCTCCCGGATGGTTGCTGTTCTGATCGGACAGCGCGTGATCGGCACCAAAAACTTTAACAAGTGA
- a CDS encoding electron transfer flavoprotein subunit alpha/FixB family protein translates to MTILVIGEHDNASLKAATLNTVAAAAKIGGDVHVLIAGHNAQGAADAAAKVAGVAKVLLADAPQLEAGLAENVEATVLNIAKDYSHILAPATAYGKNIAPRIAAKLDVAQISDITAVDSADTFERPIYAGNAIATVQSSDPVKVITVRSTGFDPVAAEGGSATVEKIEAAADSGLSQFVSREVTKLDRPELTSASIIVSGGRGLGSGENYTKVLEPLADKLNAALGASRAAVDAGFVPNDYQVGQTGKIVAPQLYVAVGISGAIQHLAGMKDSKVIVAINKDPEAPIFSVADYGLVGDLFTAVPEFEAMLS, encoded by the coding sequence ATGACGATTCTGGTAATTGGGGAACACGACAACGCGTCGCTGAAGGCTGCGACGCTGAACACGGTGGCAGCGGCAGCCAAGATTGGCGGCGACGTACACGTGCTGATCGCAGGTCACAACGCGCAAGGCGCGGCGGACGCTGCAGCGAAGGTCGCAGGTGTCGCCAAGGTGTTGCTGGCCGATGCGCCGCAACTCGAAGCGGGCCTCGCGGAAAACGTCGAAGCGACGGTGCTCAACATTGCGAAGGACTACTCGCATATCCTCGCGCCCGCTACCGCGTACGGCAAGAACATCGCCCCGCGTATCGCAGCGAAGCTCGACGTCGCACAGATCAGCGATATCACCGCCGTGGATTCCGCCGACACGTTCGAGCGTCCCATCTACGCAGGTAATGCAATCGCAACGGTGCAGTCGAGCGATCCGGTCAAGGTCATCACGGTGCGTTCCACCGGCTTCGACCCGGTAGCAGCAGAAGGCGGCAGCGCAACGGTCGAGAAGATCGAAGCCGCAGCCGACAGCGGCCTGTCGCAGTTCGTGAGCCGTGAAGTCACGAAGCTGGACCGTCCAGAGCTGACGTCGGCGTCGATCATCGTTTCCGGTGGCCGGGGTCTGGGCAGTGGCGAGAACTATACGAAGGTGCTCGAGCCGCTGGCGGACAAGCTGAACGCGGCACTAGGTGCCTCGCGTGCCGCAGTGGACGCCGGCTTTGTGCCGAACGACTATCAGGTGGGCCAGACGGGCAAGATCGTCGCGCCGCAACTGTACGTCGCCGTGGGCATCTCGGGTGCGATCCAGCATCTGGCCGGCATGAAGGACTCGAAGGTCATCGTGGCGATCAACAAGGACCCGGAAGCGCCGATTTTCAGCGTCGCCGACTACGGTCTGGTGGGCGATCTGTTCACGGCAGTGCCGGAGTTCGAGGCCATGCTGTCTTGA
- a CDS encoding VPA1262 family protein, translating to MHKDNRKEPTAPVLDDLLHDGRLARLLWKDGRHCALQLWILQIKAAQSIENRIVYGRLLPYSHSDGHWYSSYDDNFYTFEQAQARIIRLNLYIKSDRCADLLRLLSAGRTVSAISEELALGLSDQLKARFGATALAADGVVYRPVAYLLNRDAQDRHSPSSPHGGAGAFSASITQTDKEAFFRVGQDYDVALAALVVKHLNEDTGLDFGGVDTIRFGDLELLVFPALDDLERPLLTTSWTDAPRALVARFNPMQLPHFSGFQFRLSIENGGQVVYSAITTGECDRDGVFECKFELSDQLRARTDSTELEIFGFRDNNSREGILCCRWRVWYVREFRLQGHVVGRGVSPVKFDWLENTARPSASARVKAALTINRGNMGFTNLIGEREADPWVPANRELASLFARLHPTKSQGQFFLSRSQLDGEGRLQFVEWFRALLAEYQQHQVAVFDPYFGDAGLGLMMLCAAPQADYIVFTSLPKPVREDKPMRRKSDKLPQERINNLLANCEHNRHLLKRFKLHIYGLKEGRLHDRYILIIGPDGLPVAGFNLSNSFQKAAESFPLLVTPIPADILLKVAQYKSGLVQEAKAAPSNGGAENPSMRLLFDSSASPAPRRLYETLRFLDKANAGDVLSIWADEPSLQGLSGDPLKKKMAAAGLLKDGSLALPETASLRNYLVQQAGDFAAFTGAWEVLGEILANSRSGDRRFREFGSQHDFLSFLARFLDASFNRTHDEKDKEWVVVDARMFQEPLEALLHTSYQPQLLFHATKYAALTWSEYFAVKFLWWYVPDTLLAIAEAQMTNLPAEPQTADAVRLSLLSQIVSDISLSVQFDISDAQRNRLVHSGSGLLQWMGLNAIERQLENPGGLAAALRSMDAFAYTERIRALGWMINHAQRNPKKAEIYTGLVTALHEALPAKIQAEDLKHLVNSTRGHMRQLAWSEPWLFRDVVFPLLQSDRASIDDACEIWMQELSLMLEPELKNQPRLFDRAREGQTTNIAAFLFAYSSPERQHVSLQSMQAILKRQRRIVQQPLASTSNWAQWDGALVVSMWILTFAAWGQYYLRQRGTTDRELEELSWDARELAIVRPISEWRSTLAGKQGELAAFLDQVAELLASSDKSKSKLE from the coding sequence ATGCACAAAGATAATCGTAAGGAGCCGACGGCTCCGGTACTTGATGACCTCCTCCATGATGGCCGTTTGGCGCGGTTGCTCTGGAAGGACGGCCGCCACTGCGCGTTGCAACTGTGGATTTTGCAGATCAAGGCCGCACAATCGATTGAAAATCGCATCGTCTACGGCCGCCTGCTTCCCTACAGCCATTCCGACGGCCATTGGTACTCCAGCTACGACGATAACTTCTACACCTTCGAGCAAGCCCAAGCGCGGATTATCCGGCTCAACCTTTACATCAAAAGCGACCGCTGCGCGGACCTTCTACGGCTACTCAGCGCCGGCCGGACCGTCTCGGCAATCAGCGAAGAACTAGCGCTCGGGCTCTCTGACCAGTTGAAGGCGCGGTTCGGTGCGACTGCGCTTGCCGCAGACGGCGTGGTGTACCGCCCTGTGGCTTACCTGCTCAACCGCGACGCGCAAGACCGGCACTCACCTTCCAGCCCTCATGGCGGAGCAGGGGCTTTCAGCGCCTCGATCACCCAGACCGACAAAGAGGCATTTTTCCGCGTAGGTCAGGACTACGACGTCGCCCTAGCCGCGTTGGTGGTCAAGCACCTCAACGAAGATACAGGTCTGGACTTCGGTGGCGTCGACACCATCCGGTTCGGCGACCTCGAGCTACTGGTCTTTCCTGCGCTAGACGATTTAGAGCGCCCCTTGCTGACCACGAGTTGGACCGACGCCCCGCGCGCCCTGGTCGCCCGCTTCAATCCAATGCAATTGCCACATTTCAGTGGCTTCCAGTTCCGCTTAAGCATCGAGAATGGAGGTCAAGTCGTCTATTCAGCCATCACCACAGGAGAGTGCGATCGGGACGGCGTGTTCGAATGCAAGTTCGAGTTAAGCGACCAGTTACGCGCAAGGACCGACAGCACTGAACTGGAGATTTTCGGTTTTCGCGACAACAATTCCCGTGAAGGCATTCTGTGTTGCCGTTGGCGGGTTTGGTATGTTCGCGAGTTCCGCCTTCAGGGGCATGTGGTGGGCAGGGGCGTCAGCCCGGTCAAGTTTGACTGGCTGGAAAATACCGCAAGGCCGTCCGCATCCGCTCGGGTGAAGGCCGCTCTTACGATCAATCGCGGCAATATGGGATTCACCAACCTAATCGGCGAACGTGAAGCAGATCCTTGGGTCCCGGCCAACCGTGAACTCGCATCTCTTTTCGCGCGGCTCCATCCGACGAAGTCCCAAGGGCAGTTCTTTCTAAGCCGGAGCCAACTCGACGGCGAAGGACGACTGCAATTCGTAGAGTGGTTTAGGGCGCTGCTCGCCGAGTATCAGCAACACCAAGTGGCTGTCTTCGATCCTTATTTCGGTGACGCGGGCTTGGGTTTGATGATGCTTTGCGCGGCACCGCAGGCAGACTACATCGTCTTCACGTCCCTGCCCAAGCCGGTCAGGGAGGATAAACCCATGCGGCGCAAATCCGACAAGCTCCCACAGGAACGCATTAATAACCTGTTGGCGAACTGCGAGCACAACCGCCACCTGCTGAAACGCTTCAAGTTGCACATCTACGGCCTGAAGGAAGGTCGGCTACATGACCGTTACATCCTGATCATCGGACCAGACGGGCTACCGGTGGCGGGCTTTAACCTGTCCAATTCGTTTCAGAAGGCCGCAGAAAGCTTTCCGTTGCTCGTCACTCCAATCCCCGCAGATATCCTGCTCAAGGTCGCGCAATACAAGTCCGGGCTGGTACAAGAGGCGAAGGCCGCACCGTCCAATGGCGGGGCCGAGAATCCCTCCATGCGGCTTCTCTTCGACTCCAGTGCGTCGCCAGCGCCACGGCGACTCTACGAGACACTACGCTTCCTCGATAAGGCAAACGCAGGCGATGTGTTGAGCATATGGGCCGATGAGCCATCGCTCCAAGGCTTGAGCGGCGATCCGTTGAAGAAGAAAATGGCGGCGGCAGGCCTGCTCAAAGACGGCTCACTCGCCCTGCCCGAGACGGCGAGCCTGCGCAATTACCTCGTGCAGCAGGCGGGCGACTTTGCGGCCTTCACCGGGGCCTGGGAGGTGCTTGGCGAGATACTCGCAAATTCACGATCCGGAGACCGTCGGTTTAGAGAATTCGGATCACAGCATGATTTTCTGAGTTTCTTGGCACGCTTTCTCGATGCGTCATTCAACCGTACACACGACGAGAAGGACAAGGAATGGGTCGTGGTAGACGCCCGTATGTTTCAGGAACCGCTCGAAGCCCTGCTGCATACCTCTTATCAACCACAACTTTTGTTCCACGCGACAAAATACGCGGCTCTCACTTGGTCGGAGTACTTCGCCGTCAAGTTTCTTTGGTGGTATGTCCCAGACACCCTTCTGGCAATCGCGGAAGCCCAGATGACCAACTTGCCAGCGGAGCCACAGACCGCCGACGCGGTCCGGTTGTCTCTGTTGAGCCAGATTGTCAGCGACATTTCGCTCTCAGTGCAATTCGACATCAGTGACGCGCAACGGAACCGGCTCGTACACAGCGGCAGCGGTCTTCTACAATGGATGGGCTTGAACGCGATTGAACGGCAGTTGGAAAATCCGGGAGGCCTCGCTGCCGCACTGCGGTCGATGGACGCATTCGCATATACGGAGCGAATTCGCGCACTGGGCTGGATGATTAATCATGCGCAACGGAATCCAAAGAAAGCCGAGATATACACCGGCTTGGTAACAGCGCTTCACGAGGCACTGCCAGCGAAAATCCAGGCCGAAGACTTAAAGCACCTGGTCAACTCCACACGCGGTCATATGCGACAACTTGCCTGGTCTGAGCCATGGTTGTTCCGGGATGTAGTCTTTCCGTTGTTACAGAGCGACCGCGCCAGCATCGACGATGCCTGCGAAATCTGGATGCAGGAGCTGTCCCTCATGCTGGAACCGGAGTTAAAAAACCAGCCTAGGCTCTTTGACCGAGCCCGCGAGGGCCAGACGACCAATATCGCCGCTTTCCTCTTCGCGTATAGCAGCCCCGAGCGACAGCACGTCAGCCTGCAGTCTATGCAGGCGATCTTAAAGCGTCAGCGGAGGATCGTACAACAACCCCTTGCCAGCACCTCGAACTGGGCCCAGTGGGATGGCGCGCTAGTGGTCTCGATGTGGATTCTCACCTTTGCCGCTTGGGGGCAGTACTACCTACGCCAGCGCGGCACGACCGATCGCGAGCTCGAGGAACTGTCGTGGGACGCACGCGAGCTCGCGATAGTCAGGCCGATCAGCGAATGGCGATCGACGCTTGCCGGCAAGCAGGGCGAACTCGCCGCGTTCCTCGACCAAGTGGCGGAGCTCCTAGCCTCAAGCGACAAGTCAAAAAGCAAACTTGAATAG